A single window of Streptomyces griseoviridis DNA harbors:
- a CDS encoding class I SAM-dependent methyltransferase, whose amino-acid sequence MSDDHTHVQEFFGARAADWDSRFPDDGPAYADAVAALGLREGGRVLDAGCGTGRALPPLRAAVGASGVVVGADLTPAMLQAAVRAGRDGDGRLLVADVAALPLRTGSLDAVFAAGLIAHLPHPAENLRELARVVRPGGVLALFHPIGRAALAARQGRQITPDDLRAEPNLRPLLAGSGWRMTSYVDEDTRFLALAARAR is encoded by the coding sequence ATGAGCGACGACCACACGCACGTCCAGGAATTCTTCGGAGCCCGCGCGGCCGACTGGGACAGCCGGTTCCCCGACGACGGCCCCGCCTACGCGGACGCCGTGGCCGCGCTGGGACTGCGCGAGGGCGGCCGGGTGCTCGACGCGGGCTGCGGTACCGGGCGGGCGCTGCCGCCGCTGCGCGCGGCGGTCGGGGCCTCGGGCGTGGTCGTCGGCGCGGATCTGACGCCGGCCATGCTCCAGGCCGCCGTCCGGGCGGGCCGGGACGGTGACGGACGGCTGCTGGTGGCGGACGTGGCCGCGCTGCCGCTGCGGACGGGGTCGCTGGACGCCGTGTTCGCGGCCGGTCTCATCGCGCATCTGCCGCACCCGGCCGAGAATCTGCGGGAGTTGGCGCGCGTGGTGCGTCCAGGGGGCGTGCTCGCGCTGTTCCACCCGATCGGCCGGGCGGCGCTGGCGGCGCGGCAAGGTCGGCAGATCACCCCGGACGACCTACGCGCCGAGCCCAACCTCCGCCCGCTGCTCGCCGGTTCGGGGTGGCGGATGACGTCGTACGTGGACGAGGACACGCGTTTCCTGGCTCTGGCCGCGCGGGCGCGCTGA
- a CDS encoding N-acetylmuramoyl-L-alanine amidase: protein MDRPRPGLNRRRFLKGTALAAVPYALLPDARAGAEAQAVDYPLADWQPANSGNYTVSKRPTSYPLDYVVIHVTQETYPSTLAIFQNPAKKVSAHYVVRSADGHVAQCVREANIAWHAGNWDYNTRSIGIEHEGWVDQPAYFTNALYEQSAKLTAAVCDTYGIPKDRAHIIGHYEVPGTDHTDPGPNWDWTRYIRLVNFA, encoded by the coding sequence ATGGACCGACCAAGACCAGGACTGAACAGGCGGCGATTCCTGAAGGGCACCGCACTCGCCGCCGTCCCGTACGCGTTACTCCCCGACGCGCGGGCCGGCGCGGAGGCACAGGCCGTGGACTATCCCCTCGCCGACTGGCAGCCCGCGAACAGCGGCAACTACACCGTCTCGAAGCGCCCGACCAGCTACCCGCTCGACTACGTCGTCATCCACGTCACCCAGGAGACCTACCCCAGCACCCTGGCCATCTTCCAGAACCCGGCGAAGAAAGTGTCCGCCCACTATGTCGTGCGCTCCGCCGACGGGCATGTGGCGCAGTGCGTGCGGGAGGCGAACATCGCCTGGCACGCCGGGAACTGGGACTACAACACGCGCAGCATCGGCATCGAACACGAAGGGTGGGTGGACCAACCGGCCTACTTCACGAACGCGCTGTACGAGCAGTCGGCCAAACTCACGGCGGCCGTCTGCGACACCTACGGCATCCCCAAGGACCGGGCCCACATCATCGGGCACTACGAGGTACCGGGCACCGACCACACCGATCCCGGCCCCAACTGGGACTGGACGCGTTACATCAGACTCGTCAACTTCGCCTGA
- the exaC gene encoding acetaldehyde dehydrogenase ExaC, which produces MTRYAAPGTEGAIVSYQARYDHFIGGEYVPPARGQYFENPSPVNGQPFTEIARGTAADVERALDAAHAAAPAWGRTSVTDRAGILLKIADRMEANLEALAVAESWENGKPVRETLAADIPLAIDHFRYFAGAIRAQEGSIGEVDDDTVAYHFHEPLGVVAQIIPWNFPILMATWKLAPALAAGNAVVIKPAEQTPASIHFWMSLVANLLPPGVVNIVNGFGAEAGKPLASSARVAKVAFTGETTTGRLIMQYASENIKPVTLELGGKSPNIFFDDVWAKDDDFRDKALEGFTMFALNQGEVCTCPSRALVQRGTYAEFMEAAVARTELIKPGHPLDTETMIGAQASNDQLEKILSYLDIGRQEGARVLTGGERIVPEGELKGGYYVQPTIFEGDNRMRIFQEEIFGPVVSVTSFDDFDDAIKLANDTLYGLGAGVWTRDMNTAYRAGRSIQAGRVWTNCYHAYPAHAAFGGYKQSGIGRENHKMMLEHYQQTKNLLVSYSPKKLGFF; this is translated from the coding sequence ATGACTCGTTACGCGGCGCCCGGCACCGAGGGCGCGATCGTCTCCTACCAGGCGCGCTATGACCACTTCATCGGGGGCGAGTACGTACCGCCGGCCCGGGGCCAGTACTTCGAGAACCCGTCGCCGGTGAACGGTCAGCCGTTCACCGAGATCGCGCGCGGCACGGCCGCGGACGTGGAGCGGGCGCTCGACGCGGCGCACGCCGCCGCGCCGGCCTGGGGCCGCACGTCAGTGACGGATCGGGCCGGCATCCTGCTGAAGATCGCGGACCGGATGGAGGCCAACCTCGAAGCCCTCGCGGTGGCCGAGAGCTGGGAGAACGGCAAGCCGGTGCGCGAGACACTGGCCGCCGACATCCCGCTCGCCATCGACCACTTCCGGTACTTCGCCGGCGCGATCCGTGCGCAGGAGGGGTCGATTGGCGAGGTGGACGACGACACGGTCGCTTACCACTTCCACGAGCCGCTGGGCGTGGTCGCGCAGATCATTCCGTGGAACTTCCCGATCCTGATGGCGACCTGGAAACTCGCGCCGGCCCTCGCCGCGGGCAACGCGGTCGTCATCAAGCCCGCGGAGCAGACCCCGGCGTCCATCCACTTCTGGATGAGCCTGGTCGCGAACCTGCTGCCGCCCGGCGTGGTGAACATCGTCAACGGTTTCGGGGCGGAGGCGGGGAAGCCGCTGGCGTCCAGCGCGCGGGTGGCGAAGGTGGCGTTCACCGGCGAGACCACGACGGGGCGGCTGATCATGCAGTACGCCTCAGAGAACATCAAGCCGGTGACGTTGGAGCTGGGCGGCAAGTCGCCGAACATCTTCTTCGACGACGTGTGGGCCAAGGACGACGACTTCCGCGACAAGGCGCTCGAGGGCTTCACCATGTTCGCGCTGAACCAGGGCGAGGTGTGCACGTGCCCGTCGCGGGCGCTGGTGCAGCGCGGCACGTACGCCGAGTTCATGGAGGCCGCCGTCGCCCGTACCGAGCTGATCAAGCCGGGGCACCCGCTGGACACGGAGACGATGATCGGCGCGCAGGCGTCCAACGACCAGTTGGAGAAGATCCTCTCCTACCTGGACATCGGCCGTCAGGAGGGCGCGCGGGTCCTCACGGGTGGCGAACGGATCGTGCCCGAGGGTGAGTTGAAGGGCGGATACTACGTCCAGCCGACCATCTTCGAGGGCGACAACCGCATGCGGATCTTCCAGGAGGAGATCTTCGGCCCGGTCGTCTCGGTGACGTCCTTCGACGACTTCGACGACGCGATCAAGCTCGCCAACGACACGCTGTACGGTCTCGGCGCGGGTGTGTGGACCCGAGACATGAACACGGCGTACCGAGCGGGTCGTTCGATCCAGGCGGGCCGCGTGTGGACGAACTGCTACCACGCGTACCCGGCGCACGCCGCGTTCGGCGGGTACAAGCAGTCCGGGATCGGACGGGAGAACCACAAGATGATGCTGGAGCACTATCAGCAGACGAAGAACCTCTTGGTGAGCTACTCGCCGAAGAAGCTGGGCTTCTTCTAA
- a CDS encoding GAF domain-containing protein, with amino-acid sequence MTDQWVALEPGADPAAHARMLRRAHETFTAVGTVPRPVRSVVAESWRRSARAGVGPDGTADVDLVDGDLGAYRAAHPLARVMPVFRELLGTFAADGEHLLAVCDAHGRLLWVEGHPTTRRQAQRMNFVPGARWAESAMGTNAPGTAVALNRPVQVFAAEHFIRRVQPWTCAAAPVHDPRTGRVLGAIDITGGNGLAHPHSLGFVQAVARAAESHLALLTPPERSCQGTPELTALGRDEALLLAAGRKVRLSRRHSEILVLLARHPEGLTGDELQCALYEDESVTPVTLRAELARLRRVLGPGLLESRPYRLTVPVECDVAVVERRLESGAVTSAVAAYTGPLLPTSQAPAVVRLRQRLADGLRAALITGRDPDLLADWAHAPWGEDDLDVWRALAAARPTAAVRARLTALESELTAPADWRRGGGRRGVNVGRDVTGVG; translated from the coding sequence TTGACCGATCAGTGGGTGGCCCTGGAACCGGGGGCCGACCCCGCCGCACACGCGCGGATGCTGCGGCGGGCGCACGAGACGTTCACCGCGGTCGGGACCGTGCCCCGGCCGGTGCGTTCCGTGGTCGCCGAATCCTGGCGGCGCTCCGCGCGGGCCGGCGTCGGACCTGACGGGACGGCGGACGTGGACCTCGTCGACGGCGACCTGGGCGCCTACCGCGCCGCGCACCCGCTCGCCCGGGTGATGCCGGTCTTCCGCGAACTGCTCGGGACGTTTGCGGCGGACGGCGAGCATCTGCTCGCGGTGTGCGACGCGCACGGAAGGCTCCTGTGGGTCGAGGGCCATCCCACGACCAGACGGCAGGCGCAGCGGATGAACTTCGTGCCCGGCGCCCGGTGGGCGGAGTCCGCGATGGGGACCAACGCGCCCGGGACGGCGGTCGCGCTGAACCGTCCCGTGCAGGTCTTCGCCGCCGAGCACTTCATACGCCGGGTCCAGCCGTGGACCTGCGCCGCGGCCCCGGTGCACGATCCGCGGACGGGGCGGGTGCTGGGCGCCATAGACATCACCGGCGGGAACGGGCTGGCGCATCCGCACAGTCTGGGGTTCGTGCAGGCGGTGGCGCGGGCCGCCGAGTCGCACCTGGCGCTGCTCACGCCCCCTGAACGCTCCTGCCAGGGCACACCGGAGCTGACGGCGCTCGGCCGCGACGAGGCGCTGCTGCTCGCCGCCGGCCGCAAGGTCAGGCTGAGCCGGCGGCACAGCGAGATCCTCGTCCTCCTCGCACGCCATCCGGAGGGCCTGACCGGGGACGAGTTGCAGTGCGCGCTGTACGAGGACGAGTCGGTGACGCCCGTGACACTGCGGGCCGAGCTGGCACGGTTGCGCCGGGTGCTGGGTCCGGGGCTGCTGGAGTCTCGGCCATACCGGCTGACGGTGCCGGTCGAGTGCGATGTCGCCGTCGTGGAGAGGAGGTTGGAGAGCGGCGCGGTGACTTCGGCGGTGGCGGCGTACACCGGGCCGTTGCTGCCGACCTCCCAGGCGCCCGCCGTGGTACGGCTCAGGCAGCGCCTCGCCGACGGGCTGCGGGCGGCGCTGATCACCGGCCGGGACCCCGACCTGTTGGCCGACTGGGCGCACGCGCCATGGGGCGAGGACGACCTCGACGTCTGGCGCGCGCTGGCGGCGGCCCGGCCGACAGCGGCGGTCCGGGCCCGGCTGACGGCACTGGAGTCGGAGCTGACGGCACCGGCGGACTGGCGGCGGGGCGGAGGACGTCGGGGGGTGAATGTCGGACGGGATGTGACCGGGGTGGGGTGA
- the xylB gene encoding xylulokinase, translated as MSAAEGPLVVGVDTSTQSTKALVVDVATGQVVASGQAPHTVSTGAGRESDPRQWWDALREALRQCGEAAHEAAAVSIGGQQHGLVTLDERGEPVRPALLWNDVRSAPQARRLVDELGGPKGWAERTGSVPGASFTVTKWAWLAEHEPEAVRATKAVRLPHDYLTERLTGQGTTDRGDASGTGWWAAGSESYDEETLARVGLDPALLPRVVRPGEVAGTVRDSHDLPFSKGTLVAPGTGDNAAAALGLGLRPGVPVLSLGTSGTVYAVSTRRPADPTGTVAGFADAQGDWLPLACTLNCTLAVDRVAALLNLDREAVEPASDVTLLPYLDGERTPNLPNASGLLHGLRHDTTAGQLLQAAYDGAVHALLGALDLVLDEDADRSAPLLLIGGGARGAAWQQTVRRLSGRPVQIPEAKELVALGAAAQAAGLLTGEDPAAVARRWNTAAGPVLDAVERDDATLARISGVLSDAAPLLERGDDGR; from the coding sequence ATGTCAGCAGCCGAGGGTCCGCTCGTCGTCGGCGTGGACACGTCCACCCAGTCCACCAAGGCACTCGTGGTCGACGTGGCCACCGGGCAGGTCGTCGCGAGCGGCCAGGCGCCACACACCGTCTCGACCGGCGCGGGACGTGAGAGCGACCCGCGCCAGTGGTGGGACGCTCTGCGCGAGGCGCTGCGCCAGTGCGGCGAGGCGGCGCACGAGGCAGCCGCGGTGTCGATCGGCGGTCAGCAGCACGGCCTCGTGACGCTGGACGAGCGGGGGGAGCCGGTGCGCCCCGCGCTCCTGTGGAACGACGTGCGTTCGGCGCCGCAGGCCCGCCGTCTCGTCGACGAGTTGGGCGGTCCCAAGGGCTGGGCGGAGCGCACCGGGAGCGTCCCCGGCGCGTCGTTCACCGTCACGAAGTGGGCGTGGCTCGCCGAGCACGAGCCGGAGGCGGTCCGCGCCACCAAGGCGGTGCGCCTGCCGCACGACTACCTCACCGAGCGGCTGACGGGCCAGGGCACCACCGACCGCGGCGACGCCTCAGGCACTGGCTGGTGGGCGGCCGGGAGCGAGTCGTACGACGAGGAGACCCTCGCGCGCGTGGGTCTCGATCCGGCGCTGCTGCCTCGCGTGGTGCGGCCCGGCGAGGTGGCGGGCACCGTGCGCGACAGCCACGACCTGCCGTTCTCGAAGGGCACGTTGGTCGCCCCCGGCACCGGTGACAACGCCGCCGCCGCGCTCGGTCTCGGCCTGCGCCCCGGGGTGCCGGTGCTCAGCCTCGGCACATCGGGCACGGTGTACGCCGTCTCCACGCGGCGCCCCGCCGACCCGACCGGCACGGTGGCGGGCTTCGCCGACGCGCAGGGCGACTGGCTCCCCCTGGCCTGCACGCTGAACTGCACGCTCGCCGTCGACCGGGTCGCCGCCCTGCTGAACCTCGACCGCGAGGCGGTGGAGCCGGCCTCCGACGTCACGCTGCTGCCCTATCTGGACGGCGAGCGCACCCCGAACCTGCCGAACGCCTCCGGGCTGCTGCACGGCCTGCGCCACGACACGACGGCCGGCCAGCTCCTCCAGGCCGCCTACGACGGCGCCGTGCACGCCCTGTTGGGCGCGCTCGACCTGGTCCTCGACGAGGACGCGGACCGCTCGGCTCCGCTGCTGCTGATCGGCGGCGGTGCCCGCGGCGCCGCCTGGCAGCAGACCGTCCGACGGCTCTCGGGCCGTCCCGTGCAGATCCCCGAGGCGAAGGAACTGGTCGCCCTGGGCGCGGCGGCGCAGGCGGCCGGGCTGTTGACCGGCGAGGACCCGGCGGCCGTCGCCCGGCGCTGGAACACCGCCGCGGGCCCGGTCCTGGACGCCGTGGAGCGGGACGACGCGACGCTCGCCAGGATCTCCGGGGTACTCTCCGACGCGGCCCCGCTGCTGGAGCGGGGCGACGACGGCCGTTGA
- a CDS encoding acyl-CoA thioesterase has protein sequence MTNPAERLVDLLDLEQIEVNIFRGRSPEESLQRVFGGQVAGQALVAAGRTTDGDRPVHSLHAYFLRPGRPGVPIVYQVERVRDGRSFTTRRVTGVQQGRTIFNLTASFHKLEVGPFEHQLPPARTVPDPESLPTVADEVREHLGALPEQFERMARRQPFDIRYVDRLRWNTDDIRGAEPRSAVWMRAVGPLGDDPLVHTCALTYASDMTLLDAVRIPVEPLWGPRSFDMASLDHAMWFHRPFRADEWFLYDQESPIATGGRGLARGRIYDLEGRLLVSVVQEGLFRAL, from the coding sequence ATGACGAACCCGGCCGAGAGACTGGTCGATCTGCTCGACCTGGAGCAGATCGAGGTCAACATCTTCCGTGGCCGCAGCCCGGAGGAGTCGCTGCAACGGGTCTTCGGTGGCCAGGTGGCGGGCCAGGCGCTGGTCGCCGCCGGCCGCACCACGGACGGTGACCGTCCGGTGCACTCGCTGCACGCGTACTTCCTGCGTCCTGGCCGGCCAGGTGTGCCCATCGTGTACCAGGTCGAGCGGGTACGGGACGGCCGGTCGTTCACGACCCGCCGGGTCACGGGTGTGCAGCAGGGCCGCACGATCTTCAATCTCACCGCCTCCTTTCACAAACTCGAGGTGGGTCCGTTCGAGCATCAGCTGCCGCCGGCCCGGACGGTTCCCGATCCCGAGTCCCTGCCGACCGTGGCGGACGAGGTCCGGGAGCATCTGGGCGCGCTTCCTGAGCAGTTCGAGCGGATGGCACGCCGCCAGCCCTTCGACATCCGCTATGTGGACCGGTTGCGCTGGAACACCGACGACATCCGGGGCGCGGAGCCGCGAAGTGCCGTGTGGATGCGCGCGGTCGGGCCGCTCGGCGACGACCCGCTCGTGCACACCTGCGCGCTGACGTACGCCAGCGACATGACCCTGCTGGACGCGGTCCGTATCCCCGTCGAACCGCTGTGGGGTCCGCGGAGCTTCGACATGGCGTCGCTGGACCACGCGATGTGGTTCCACCGGCCGTTCCGTGCGGACGAGTGGTTCCTGTACGACCAGGAGTCGCCCATCGCGACCGGCGGCCGAGGTCTCGCGCGTGGACGGATCTACGACCTGGAGGGCCGACTGCTCGTGTCGGTGGTCCAGGAGGGGCTGTTCCGGGCCCTGTAG
- a CDS encoding ROK family transcriptional regulator produces MTAPPHEAHPAGPGRALPDTQQGMRRRNLARVMHAVSAGGPLSRAAVASRIGLTRAAVSSLVDELIRSGLLQELGPERPGRVGRPGSALAVSGHGPAGIGAEIGVDHLAVCAVDLRGEVRARIVRQGANRGRPAAPVLAELTTLVRRVVARAERAGLWPAGLAVAVPGLVARDARTVVRAPNLEWRDTDLGALLPAEFPLTVDNEANFGALAELWLGADTPPDFLHVSAEIGIGAAVVVDGGLLRGTRGFAGELGHVPVRPEGPACPCGGRGCLEQYAGEEAVLRAAGLEPGEDRVGLLADRAAEGDEDVRRALRDAGTALGIALTGAVNLLDPEAVVLGGALSGLAPWLLPALEEELDRRTAGPACPVSVSRLGPEGPLLGAAHSVVRAVLDDPAAVGERV; encoded by the coding sequence ATGACCGCACCGCCGCACGAGGCGCACCCGGCCGGGCCGGGGCGGGCGCTGCCCGACACGCAACAGGGCATGCGCCGCCGCAACCTGGCCCGGGTGATGCACGCCGTGAGCGCCGGGGGGCCGCTGTCCCGAGCCGCGGTCGCCTCTCGCATCGGTCTGACCCGCGCGGCCGTGTCGAGCCTCGTCGACGAACTCATCCGCTCCGGGCTGCTCCAGGAGCTGGGTCCTGAGCGGCCGGGGCGGGTGGGACGTCCCGGCTCGGCGCTCGCCGTCAGCGGGCACGGTCCGGCCGGCATCGGCGCGGAGATCGGCGTCGACCACCTCGCGGTGTGCGCGGTCGACCTGCGCGGCGAGGTACGCGCGCGGATCGTGCGGCAGGGCGCGAACCGGGGACGACCGGCCGCCCCCGTGCTCGCCGAACTCACCACGCTGGTCCGCCGGGTCGTGGCGCGCGCCGAGCGGGCCGGGCTGTGGCCCGCGGGGCTCGCGGTCGCGGTGCCCGGCCTGGTGGCCCGGGACGCCCGGACCGTCGTACGCGCACCCAACCTGGAGTGGCGGGACACGGATCTCGGCGCCCTGCTGCCCGCCGAGTTCCCGCTGACGGTCGACAACGAGGCCAACTTCGGTGCCCTGGCCGAACTGTGGCTCGGCGCGGACACCCCGCCCGACTTCCTGCACGTGTCGGCGGAGATCGGCATCGGCGCCGCGGTCGTCGTGGACGGCGGACTGCTGCGCGGGACCCGCGGTTTCGCGGGCGAGCTGGGACATGTCCCGGTGCGCCCGGAGGGACCCGCCTGCCCGTGCGGCGGGCGCGGCTGCCTGGAGCAGTACGCCGGTGAGGAAGCGGTTCTGCGGGCGGCGGGCCTTGAGCCGGGCGAGGACCGGGTCGGCCTGCTCGCGGACCGTGCCGCCGAGGGGGACGAGGACGTACGACGGGCCCTGCGCGACGCGGGCACCGCCCTCGGCATCGCGCTGACCGGCGCGGTGAACCTGCTGGACCCCGAGGCCGTGGTCCTGGGCGGCGCGCTGTCGGGGCTCGCGCCGTGGCTGCTGCCCGCGCTGGAGGAGGAGCTGGACCGGCGTACGGCGGGCCCCGCGTGCCCGGTGTCGGTCTCCCGGCTGGGCCCGGAGGGCCCGCTGCTCGGCGCCGCGCACTCGGTGGTGCGGGCGGTGCTCGACGATCCCGCGGCTGTGGGCGAACGGGTCTGA
- a CDS encoding PPOX class F420-dependent oxidoreductase → MAQKMTDEEWRAFVSEGTRTGKLSTVRADGSPHVAPIWFLLDGDDIVFNTGATTVKGRNLTRDGRAALCVDDDRPPFDFVVVQGRVAISEDPDELRRWSARIGGRYMGADRAEEFGERNGVPGELLVRLRIGKVLAQRAVAG, encoded by the coding sequence ATGGCACAGAAGATGACCGACGAGGAATGGCGGGCCTTCGTTTCCGAGGGAACCCGCACCGGAAAACTGTCGACCGTGCGGGCCGACGGCAGCCCGCACGTGGCCCCGATCTGGTTCCTGCTCGACGGGGACGACATCGTGTTCAACACCGGTGCCACCACGGTCAAGGGGCGGAATCTGACGCGTGACGGGCGGGCTGCCCTGTGCGTGGACGACGACCGCCCGCCGTTCGATTTCGTGGTGGTGCAGGGCAGGGTCGCGATCTCGGAGGACCCGGACGAGCTGAGGCGCTGGTCCGCGCGGATCGGCGGGCGGTACATGGGCGCGGACCGGGCGGAGGAGTTCGGGGAACGCAACGGCGTCCCCGGTGAGCTGCTCGTCCGGCTCAGGATCGGGAAGGTCCTCGCTCAGCGGGCCGTCGCGGGCTGA
- a CDS encoding roadblock/LC7 domain-containing protein, producing MGQNQKLGWLLDDLTERVEHVRHALVLSNDGLVTGASTGLRREDAEHLAAVSSGLHSLAKGSGRHFGAGGVRQTMIEFDDAVLFVTAAGAGSCLCVFSAAEADIGQIAYEMTLLVNRVGEHLAVDTREPEHAPATES from the coding sequence ATGGGGCAGAACCAGAAACTCGGCTGGCTGCTGGACGATCTGACGGAGCGCGTCGAACACGTGCGCCACGCACTGGTGCTGTCCAACGACGGACTGGTCACCGGGGCGAGCACGGGCTTACGACGCGAGGACGCGGAGCACCTCGCCGCGGTCTCGTCAGGACTGCACAGCCTCGCCAAGGGATCCGGCCGCCACTTCGGCGCGGGCGGAGTGAGACAGACCATGATCGAATTCGACGACGCGGTGCTGTTCGTCACCGCGGCCGGTGCCGGCAGCTGTCTGTGCGTGTTCAGCGCGGCGGAAGCGGACATCGGCCAGATCGCCTACGAGATGACACTGCTCGTCAACCGGGTGGGCGAACACCTCGCCGTCGATACCCGCGAACCCGAACACGCACCGGCAACAGAGTCCTGA
- the xylA gene encoding xylose isomerase, whose product MSYQPTPEDRFTFGLWTVGWQGRDPFGDATRRALDPVESVQRLSELGAHGVTFHDDDLIPFGSSDTERESHIKRFRQALEATGMKVPMATTNLFTHPVFKDGAFTANDRDVRRYALRKTIRNIDLAVELGAETYVAWGGREGSESGGAKDVRAALDRMKEAFDLLGEYVTSQGYDIRFAIEPKPNEPRGDILLPTVGHALAFIERLERPELYGVNPEVGHEQMAGLNFPHGIAQALWAGKLFHIDLNGQSGIKYDQDLRFGAGDLRAAFWLVDLLETAGYEGPRHFDFKPPRTEDLDGVWASAAGCMRNYLILKDRAAAFRADPEVQEALRAARLDELVQPTAEDGLQALLADRASFEEFDIEGAAARGMAFERLDQLAMDHLLVARG is encoded by the coding sequence ATGAGCTACCAGCCCACCCCCGAGGACAGGTTCACCTTCGGCCTGTGGACCGTCGGCTGGCAGGGAAGGGACCCGTTCGGCGACGCCACCCGGCGTGCCCTCGACCCCGTCGAGTCGGTGCAGCGCCTGTCCGAACTGGGCGCGCACGGCGTGACCTTCCACGACGACGATCTGATCCCCTTCGGATCCTCGGACACCGAGCGCGAGTCGCACATCAAGCGCTTCCGCCAAGCCCTCGAAGCGACCGGCATGAAGGTGCCGATGGCGACCACCAACCTCTTCACCCACCCCGTCTTCAAGGACGGCGCGTTCACCGCCAACGACCGTGACGTGCGCCGTTACGCGCTGCGCAAGACGATCCGCAACATCGATCTCGCCGTCGAGCTGGGCGCCGAGACCTACGTCGCCTGGGGCGGCCGTGAGGGCTCCGAGTCGGGCGGCGCCAAGGACGTGCGGGCCGCGCTCGACCGCATGAAGGAGGCGTTCGACCTCCTCGGCGAGTACGTCACCTCCCAGGGCTACGACATCCGCTTCGCGATCGAGCCCAAGCCGAACGAGCCGCGCGGCGACATCCTGCTGCCCACCGTCGGCCACGCGCTGGCGTTCATCGAGCGCCTGGAGCGCCCGGAGCTGTACGGCGTCAACCCCGAGGTCGGCCACGAGCAGATGGCCGGGCTCAACTTCCCGCACGGCATCGCCCAGGCGCTGTGGGCCGGCAAGCTCTTCCACATCGACCTCAACGGCCAGTCCGGCATCAAGTACGACCAGGATCTGCGCTTCGGCGCCGGCGACCTGCGGGCCGCGTTCTGGCTGGTCGACCTGTTGGAGACGGCCGGGTACGAGGGCCCGCGCCACTTCGACTTCAAGCCCCCGCGGACCGAGGACCTCGACGGGGTGTGGGCGTCGGCCGCGGGCTGCATGCGCAACTACCTCATCCTCAAGGACCGCGCCGCGGCCTTCCGCGCCGACCCTGAGGTGCAGGAGGCCCTGCGCGCCGCACGCCTGGACGAGCTGGTCCAGCCGACCGCGGAGGACGGCCTCCAGGCACTGCTCGCGGACCGCGCGTCCTTCGAGGAGTTCGACATCGAGGGCGCCGCCGCGCGCGGGATGGCCTTCGAGCGTCTCGACCAGCTGGCCATGGACCACCTGCTGGTGGCCCGCGGCTGA
- a CDS encoding DUF6397 family protein — protein MSGDTVSTAHDQTYAPARAARELTLRRREFDLAVRLGHLRTVPDEGGGGRRVTHAELDRLRAQTGFPDLLRARVETVGTREGAELLGVSPGRFTRLARLGVLVPVTFYLNRYRAVVWRYLAEELRQVAATDDNKPLLTGRTPSGLREQLEEGLDLRARNWRGRHLGFLLREADGHPWARAAALASLLDPAQVAEIVPDPYERAQLGRFLPRAAPHGSPGSPTAHLAERIATAVEPDEIDWLRADLAQTVAEARAQEPAPRPTPSPTAPAALLGEDGGTAFGTLPPPPPPPVAVPRAGVTHRPRPRRPRGLLGRLRRAGRRPVPHREAEYGV, from the coding sequence ATGTCCGGCGACACCGTCTCGACAGCGCACGACCAGACCTACGCACCCGCCAGAGCCGCACGCGAACTGACGCTCAGGCGCAGGGAGTTCGACCTCGCGGTACGGCTCGGGCACCTCAGGACCGTCCCCGACGAGGGCGGCGGCGGGCGGCGGGTGACCCACGCCGAACTCGACCGGTTGCGCGCCCAGACCGGGTTTCCCGACCTGCTGCGCGCCCGCGTCGAGACCGTCGGTACCAGAGAGGGCGCCGAACTGCTGGGTGTGTCACCGGGCAGGTTCACCCGCCTGGCACGGCTGGGCGTGCTGGTACCGGTGACGTTCTACCTCAACCGGTACCGCGCGGTCGTCTGGCGCTATCTGGCCGAGGAGCTACGGCAGGTCGCCGCCACCGACGACAACAAGCCACTCCTGACCGGGCGTACCCCGTCCGGACTGCGCGAGCAACTGGAGGAGGGACTGGACCTGCGGGCCCGGAACTGGCGGGGGCGCCATCTCGGGTTCCTGCTGAGGGAGGCGGACGGCCATCCCTGGGCTCGCGCGGCGGCCCTGGCGTCCCTGCTCGATCCCGCCCAGGTCGCCGAGATCGTCCCGGACCCCTACGAGCGCGCGCAGTTGGGCCGGTTCCTGCCCCGGGCCGCGCCCCACGGCTCACCCGGCTCGCCCACCGCGCACCTGGCCGAGCGCATCGCGACCGCCGTCGAACCGGACGAGATCGACTGGCTGCGGGCCGACCTGGCGCAGACCGTCGCCGAAGCCCGCGCCCAGGAGCCCGCACCCCGCCCGACACCGAGCCCGACCGCCCCGGCGGCACTGCTGGGCGAGGACGGCGGAACGGCGTTCGGGACCCTGCCCCCGCCGCCCCCACCACCCGTCGCAGTCCCCCGCGCCGGAGTGACGCACCGGCCGCGACCTCGCCGTCCGCGCGGACTGCTGGGCCGACTGCGCCGCGCGGGCCGCCGCCCGGTACCGCATCGGGAAGCGGAATACGGAGTGTGA